The proteins below come from a single Triticum aestivum cultivar Chinese Spring chromosome 5D, IWGSC CS RefSeq v2.1, whole genome shotgun sequence genomic window:
- the LOC123122749 gene encoding VAN3-binding protein: MGDHHPHPHHPRARLAAGDLRPPEPPLDPLEFLSRSWSASAVDVPRPRPPSPAPLLAAPIAEDPACCELDDGAATAGSSFSFASAATSQFIMERILAQSEVAPLTSGRLSHSSGPLNGGGSLTDSPPVSPEIDDSQYCRAGTPKPQAYRGGSKTVGRWLKDRKEKKKEETRAHNAQVHAAVSVAAVAAAVAAVGAATAAASSSGKDDRAARTDMAMASAATLVAAQCVEAAESLGAEREHLEAVVSSAVNVRTPGDIVTVTAAAATALRGAATLRARALKEVWNIAAVIPVEKGTMGGGGAGGGHHHKQIVQKQQHRKLESNGSSISDLSLEEENNFLGVCSQELLVRGTELLKRTRKGALHWKVVSVYINRMGLVSLKMKSRHVAGTITKKKKGVVIDVCKDVAAWPGRHLLEDGEHRRYFGLRTADHRVIEFECTSQREYELWTKGVARLLSIAGERKRPL, translated from the exons atgggcgaccaccacccccacccccaccacccgcgggcccgcctcgccgccggcgacctccgcccgccggagccgccgctggACCCGCTGGAGTTCCTCTCCCGCTCCTGGAGCGCCTCCGCCGTCGACGTGCCCCGCCCgcggccgccgtcgccggcgccgctgCTCGCCGCGCCCATCGCCGAGGACCCCGCCTGCTGCGAGCTCGACGACGGCGCCGCCACGGCCGGCAGCTCCTTCTCCTTCGCCTCCGCGGCCACCTCGCAGTTCATCATGGAGCGGATCCTGGCGCAGTCG GAGGTGGCGCCCCTCACGTCCGGACGGCTCTCCCACAGCAGCGGCCCGctcaacggcggcggctccctcACCGACAGCCCGCCGGTCTCGCCGGAGATTGATGACTCGCAG TACTGCAGGGCGGGCACGCCGAAGCCACAGGCGTACCGAGGAGGCAGCAAGACGGTCGGCCGGTGGCTCAAGGacaggaaggagaagaagaaagaggagacgCGAGCGCACAACGCGCAGGTCCATGCCGCTGTTTCGGTCGCGGCGGTGGCCGCTGCGGTTGCGGCCGTTGGTGCTGCCACCGCTGCGGCCTCCAGTTCCGGCAAGGACGATCGCGCGGCCCGCACCGACATGGCCATGGCCTCCGCGGCGACGCTCGTGGCCGCGCAATGCGTCGAGGCCGCGGAGTCATTGGGGGCTGAGCGCGAGCATTTGGAGGCGGTTGTTAGCTCGGCGGTGAACGTCAGGACGCCTGGCGATATCGTCACGGTCACGGCTGCTGCTGCTACTG CATTGAGAGGTGCAGCCACATTGAGGGCGAGGGCTCTGAAGGAGGTGTGGAACATAGCGGCGGTGATCCCGGTCGAGAAGGGGACGATGGGAGGAGGAGGTGCAGGAGGAGGGCACCATCACAAGCAGATTGTGCAAAAGCAGCAGCATCGCAAGCTGGAGAGCAACGGCAGCAGCATCAGCGATCTTTCGCTAGAGGAGGAGAACAACTTCCTGGGCGTGTGCAGCCAAGAACTTCTTGTTCGCGGCACCGAGCTCCTTAAACGCACGCGGAAAG GCGCACTGCATTGGAAGGTCGTATCGGTGTACATCAACCGAATGGGCCTG GTCTCTCTGAAAATGAAGAGCCGGCATGTCGCAGGGACAATCACCAAGAAGAAGAAAG GTGTGGTGATCGACGTGTGCAAGGACGTGGCGGCGTGGCCCGGGCGGCACCTGCTGGAGGACGGCGAGCACCGGCGCTACTTCGGGCTGAGGACGGCGGACCACCGGGTGATCGAGTTCGAGTGCACCAGCCAGAGGGAGTATGAGCTGTGGACCAAGGGCGTGGCCCGCCTCCTCAGCATCGCCGGCGAGCGGAAGCGTCCCCTGTGA